Proteins from a genomic interval of Rubinisphaera italica:
- a CDS encoding MotA/TolQ/ExbB proton channel family protein: MSLVFCFGLQVMGPASLTSTAYAQGEEEPAAEPAAEPAPAADSGSSDAPEEKSFLIWMIEASGIFGGILLILSIVMMALVMTNVMQVKRDVFVPQDFVDEFQGKLDAKDYKGAYDLSKADDSLIARILAVGMSRLDRGYEAAIEGMQELGEEENMTYEHKLSYLALISSVAPMIGLMGTVYGMILSFQKIATATVAPKPSELADGISTALFTTLEGLAVAIPAMVAYSILRNRVARYMLEVGMISEGLMSRLPISKQPTPPAA, from the coding sequence TTGAGCCTTGTATTTTGTTTTGGACTGCAGGTGATGGGACCAGCCAGTCTCACTTCGACTGCCTATGCTCAGGGTGAAGAGGAACCAGCGGCTGAGCCAGCTGCAGAGCCTGCACCTGCGGCCGATTCCGGTTCCAGTGATGCTCCCGAAGAAAAAAGCTTCCTCATCTGGATGATTGAAGCGTCTGGTATTTTCGGGGGAATTCTGTTGATCCTCTCCATCGTCATGATGGCATTGGTCATGACCAATGTGATGCAGGTTAAACGGGATGTCTTCGTGCCTCAGGATTTCGTCGATGAATTTCAGGGAAAACTGGATGCCAAAGATTACAAAGGGGCTTACGATCTTTCCAAAGCGGATGATTCACTGATTGCCCGTATTCTGGCCGTCGGCATGAGCCGTCTGGATCGTGGTTACGAAGCCGCCATCGAAGGGATGCAGGAACTCGGCGAAGAAGAAAATATGACTTACGAGCACAAGCTCAGCTATCTGGCATTGATCTCTTCCGTCGCTCCGATGATTGGGCTGATGGGTACGGTTTACGGTATGATTCTCTCCTTCCAGAAAATCGCCACCGCGACTGTCGCTCCCAAGCCAAGCGAACTGGCCGATGGTATTTCAACTGCTCTGTTTACAACACTCGAAGGACTGGCCGTCGCGATTCCTGCTATGGTTGCCTACAGCATTTTGCGAAACCGTGTCGCCCGTTACATGCTTGAAGTCGGGATGATCAGCGAAGGTCTGATGAGCCGTCTGCCAATCAGCAAACAGCCTACACCTCCTGCTGCTTAA
- a CDS encoding ExbD/TolR family protein, producing the protein MRYKQTASTVLEPDMTPMIDVVFQLIAFFMLVTNFEQTQADERVKLPSDQLARPPEAARDKVLVVNIGFNRNKLGEKTDPEAYIFEGDELIPVLDYGRRLLEEKRVAQALYGPEGNQEMTIEIRADSETPTGLIQELIKLSQENGFEKFSLRAKQLVK; encoded by the coding sequence ATGAGATATAAACAAACAGCTTCAACGGTCCTTGAACCGGACATGACTCCGATGATCGATGTCGTGTTCCAGTTGATCGCCTTTTTCATGCTGGTGACAAATTTCGAGCAGACTCAGGCCGACGAACGTGTGAAACTCCCGAGTGATCAGTTGGCCCGACCTCCAGAAGCTGCCCGAGACAAAGTTCTGGTCGTTAATATTGGTTTCAATCGAAACAAGCTGGGCGAAAAGACTGATCCTGAGGCTTATATTTTTGAAGGGGATGAACTGATTCCCGTTCTCGATTATGGTCGTCGTCTCCTGGAAGAAAAACGGGTTGCCCAAGCCTTATACGGACCGGAGGGGAATCAGGAAATGACGATCGAAATTCGAGCGGATTCGGAAACTCCCACAGGTCTCATTCAGGAATTGATCAAACTGTCTCAGGAGAACGGATTTGAAAAATTCTCACTCCGTGCCAAACAACTCGTGAAATAA